From Magnetococcus sp. PR-3, the proteins below share one genomic window:
- a CDS encoding antibiotic biosynthesis monooxygenase family protein: MIVVMNRIPVHKEHHEAFEARFLNRAGLVDKSPGFIRNVILRPSEETSEYHVVMTFWESQEHFMAWTKSEAFREAHKNAGSTPEIYKGPNVFEMYEAVSETVPAQSE, encoded by the coding sequence ATGATCGTGGTGATGAACCGTATCCCCGTACATAAAGAGCATCATGAGGCTTTTGAGGCCCGTTTTCTTAACCGAGCTGGTCTTGTCGATAAATCTCCCGGCTTTATCCGGAATGTTATTCTTCGACCCAGTGAAGAGACCAGTGAGTATCATGTGGTGATGACTTTTTGGGAGAGCCAGGAGCACTTTATGGCTTGGACAAAAAGTGAAGCATTCCGCGAGGCCCATAAAAATGCAGGCAGCACGCCTGAGATATACAAAGGCCCCAATGTTTTTGAAATGTATGAAGCGGTTAGTGAGACCGTGCCTGCTCAATCTGAGTGA
- a CDS encoding HAD-IIB family hydrolase — protein MDKPLYIALISVHGLIRGEQPELGKDADTGGQITYVLDLARALGRNPKIGRVDLFTRQIVDSKVDAIYAQLEEQMGEKVRIIRFPAGPKRYLRKESLWPYLSHFTDSMLPYFRQIGQIPDVVHSHYSDAGWVGTQLARKLGVLHIHTGHSLGRVKKERLLEKGVAEETIEERYNINRRIEGEEITQGNASFIITSTQQEVDEQYALYDNYMPNRMWVMPPGVDLTRFNPPENWGKFDPEIKQEVYRFLRDPKKPMILALSRADERKNITTLIKAFGENEQLRKKANLVIFAGNRDDINDLDKGARKVMTEVLMLMDRYDLYGSMAIPKHNSLDDVPDLYRLAARKRGVFVNPALTEPFGLTLLEAAASGLPLVATHDGGPRDILKNCRNGVLIDPLNAQTMGASLLEALQDRPRWRRWSKNGLKGVHTHYTWDGHVDRYLEVIKRRLKRDAKRHAKQMAKGGGCSPVTRLTRVDRLLLCDLDHTLVGDAQGIELLMAKLKAHQNVGFGVATARSLDATVKELKKWKIPTPDFLITSVGGEIYYRKNLIRDESWHQHIHYRWERDKLELFMDSLPGFTKQPDTEQNAHKLSYYIDPHEVPSKRSLEQLLRQRDLQATVIYSRQSYLDLLPLRCSKGMAMNHLALKWGIPVENILAAGDSGNDRDMLMGNNMGIVVGNYDDVELNVLRKDSSVLFATERYARGILEGIEHFRFLADTIKNPRGCNYMDGAHGFQEA, from the coding sequence ATGGATAAACCGCTCTATATCGCCTTGATTAGTGTTCATGGACTGATCCGTGGAGAACAGCCTGAGCTTGGGAAAGATGCGGATACAGGGGGGCAAATTACCTATGTATTGGATCTGGCGCGAGCTTTGGGGCGCAACCCCAAGATTGGGCGGGTTGACCTTTTTACGCGACAGATTGTCGATAGCAAGGTGGATGCAATCTATGCGCAACTGGAAGAGCAGATGGGGGAGAAGGTACGTATTATACGTTTTCCTGCTGGTCCTAAACGTTATTTACGTAAAGAGTCGTTATGGCCCTACCTCTCACACTTTACAGATAGCATGTTGCCCTATTTTCGTCAGATAGGGCAGATACCGGATGTGGTGCATAGTCACTATTCCGATGCCGGTTGGGTCGGCACCCAACTGGCCCGTAAGCTGGGTGTATTACATATCCATACAGGGCACTCCTTAGGTCGGGTTAAAAAAGAGCGCCTGTTGGAAAAAGGGGTAGCTGAAGAGACCATTGAAGAGCGCTACAACATCAATCGCCGTATTGAGGGTGAAGAGATTACGCAGGGGAATGCCTCTTTCATCATCACCAGTACGCAGCAAGAGGTGGATGAGCAATACGCGCTCTATGATAACTACATGCCTAACCGCATGTGGGTGATGCCGCCAGGGGTGGATCTAACCCGTTTTAACCCACCGGAGAACTGGGGGAAGTTTGATCCTGAGATCAAGCAGGAAGTGTATCGTTTTTTGCGAGATCCCAAAAAGCCAATGATCTTGGCACTATCCCGTGCCGATGAGCGGAAAAATATCACCACACTGATCAAGGCTTTCGGTGAAAATGAACAGCTCAGGAAAAAAGCCAATCTGGTCATCTTTGCTGGTAACCGGGATGACATCAACGATCTGGATAAAGGTGCCAGAAAGGTGATGACGGAAGTGCTTATGTTAATGGATCGCTACGATCTGTATGGATCCATGGCCATTCCTAAGCACAACAGCTTGGATGATGTGCCCGACCTATACAGGTTGGCGGCCCGTAAACGTGGTGTTTTTGTTAACCCTGCGTTGACAGAACCCTTTGGTCTGACCCTGCTGGAAGCCGCAGCCAGTGGGTTACCTTTGGTGGCAACCCATGATGGTGGCCCAAGAGATATTTTGAAGAACTGTCGCAATGGTGTCCTAATTGATCCGTTAAATGCACAGACGATGGGGGCATCGCTGCTGGAGGCATTGCAAGATCGACCCCGCTGGCGGCGATGGTCTAAAAATGGTCTGAAAGGGGTACATACCCACTACACCTGGGATGGGCACGTTGACCGTTATTTAGAAGTGATTAAACGTCGTTTAAAGCGTGATGCCAAGCGACATGCCAAACAGATGGCCAAAGGCGGGGGGTGTAGTCCTGTAACCCGGTTGACCCGTGTGGACCGTCTTCTGCTTTGTGATCTGGATCATACCTTGGTGGGGGATGCTCAGGGTATTGAACTGTTGATGGCAAAGCTCAAGGCACATCAAAATGTTGGCTTTGGTGTCGCCACAGCCCGCTCCTTGGACGCAACGGTCAAAGAACTGAAAAAATGGAAAATTCCCACACCTGATTTTCTCATCACTTCCGTCGGTGGGGAGATCTATTACCGTAAAAATCTGATTCGTGATGAGTCATGGCATCAGCATATCCACTATCGCTGGGAGCGTGACAAGCTGGAGCTGTTTATGGATAGCCTGCCCGGTTTTACCAAGCAGCCTGATACCGAGCAAAATGCGCATAAACTGAGTTACTATATTGATCCCCATGAGGTGCCCAGTAAACGCAGTTTAGAGCAGCTGCTCCGACAACGGGATCTGCAGGCTACGGTGATCTATTCCCGGCAATCTTACTTGGATCTGCTGCCTTTGCGGTGTAGTAAGGGGATGGCCATGAACCATCTAGCCCTGAAATGGGGGATTCCGGTTGAGAATATCCTGGCCGCTGGGGATTCCGGTAATGATCGGGATATGTTGATGGGCAATAACATGGGCATTGTGGTCGGCAACTATGATGATGTAGAGCTTAACGTGTTGCGTAAAGATAGCAGCGTGCTCTTTGCCACAGAGCGTTATGCCCGTGGTATTCTAGAAGGGATTGAGCACTTCCGCTTCTTGGCAGATACCATCAAAAATCCACGTGGCTGTAATTATATGGATGGTGCACACGGTTTTCAGGAAGCGTAA
- a CDS encoding PfkB family carbohydrate kinase produces MSFALKPVLFGEVLYDCFPDGKQVLGGAPFNVAWHLQGFAVGPLVLSSVGSDPLGDHILDVMAQWGMLTDGVYRHPQLETGSVSITLQQAQPSYTIHHPRAYDEIPPSKLLPDSAYLCHGSLALRQAQSKQTLQQIRSADTPLRVLMDVNLRAPWWDISTIQQQLMGVDEIKLNDEELTKLTGAPISKETAVLAPYLDRLREENHAEQAILTMGSQGAMLVDAEGMVFMPAPQTTLVDTVGAGDGLTAVWMLGGLLGWPTALRLQRAIDFAAAICTQQGATCLNAGFYQAWLTRWQVNELNLESVRKS; encoded by the coding sequence ATGTCTTTTGCGCTTAAGCCGGTTCTGTTTGGTGAGGTGCTTTATGACTGTTTTCCAGATGGCAAACAGGTTTTGGGGGGGGCTCCCTTTAATGTCGCATGGCATCTTCAGGGATTTGCTGTTGGTCCATTGGTGCTCTCGTCGGTGGGGTCGGATCCGCTCGGGGATCATATTCTTGACGTGATGGCGCAATGGGGTATGTTGACCGACGGTGTTTACCGACATCCGCAGTTGGAGACGGGAAGTGTCTCCATTACGCTCCAGCAAGCACAGCCCAGCTATACCATTCATCATCCCCGTGCGTATGATGAAATTCCACCGTCCAAGCTGTTACCTGACTCAGCCTATCTCTGTCATGGCTCTTTAGCCTTGCGTCAAGCCCAATCCAAGCAAACCCTACAACAGATCCGATCTGCTGATACACCGTTGCGTGTGTTAATGGATGTCAATCTACGGGCTCCTTGGTGGGATATCTCAACGATCCAGCAACAGTTGATGGGGGTTGATGAGATTAAATTAAATGATGAAGAGTTAACTAAACTGACCGGTGCACCCATCAGCAAAGAGACCGCAGTCCTTGCCCCCTATCTGGACCGGTTGCGTGAGGAAAACCATGCTGAACAAGCTATTCTAACCATGGGGTCTCAGGGGGCTATGCTGGTGGATGCAGAAGGGATGGTCTTTATGCCCGCACCTCAAACCACCTTGGTTGATACGGTTGGGGCAGGGGATGGTCTGACCGCCGTATGGATGTTAGGTGGATTGTTAGGGTGGCCAACAGCGTTACGGTTACAGCGCGCTATTGACTTTGCCGCGGCCATTTGTACCCAGCAAGGGGCAACCTGTTTGAATGCTGGTTTTTATCAGGCGTGGTTAACCCGTTGGCAGGTTAATGAATTGAATCTTGAATCTGTAAGGAAATCTTAG
- a CDS encoding methyl-accepting chemotaxis protein gives MLAIVQKKVGLKILLAVGIIGTISLLGMGGFVIHTMERSLLEQHESSIRQLAEGAKRGLQTIMLAGNSNIAHDYKTNFKQVKGLKTFRILRTDRSLAFYRSREDLRDAAEEKADEDELEGEEREQFMAQATDYINKMGPQDEDKYEADVEIHLGAQGNATFASVIKQKDDHPQFIRETQENGENLITILSPLFNQPRCYQCHDPEERVRGVFQITTSLKEVEEKIADTKLTALMVLIGFIIAFLLLLGFMLRRTLTCPLNHIGGAIQVLADGDLTNRIDSNHEDQAHQDELDEIVNQVNHMTDNLTNTVDTIEVQSTTLNVCVAQLQYVQQVLRNDAEEAHNINQELAHDNEKMGEGLSEMQSSVSQASGRIEGISSDINQLTGEISSIAESAEIASQNVHTMAAAAEQMNANIEQVNSSLRQVDEEVGTVVHSISELSSNQDQIRGLCEDANEASTTAANQAKSTRDAMNNLTESAHEIGKVVDIINAIAGQTNMLALNASIEAAGAGEAGKGFAVVANEVKELAQQTADATKLISKRVEEIQGHTDQAVSISREVNNNIERITEVNASINGAVDSQSRSAGQINSAVGRVSESGAVVNRNAEELHQAAHEVARSAAEAATGTTDIATSSANLAQMAGNVSQQTDEANSFIQSVNEFAKQTQRVSGGDKMQRAFQLATYLRRSVEYLGKLTNTVYATSTALNASHQELQIAEKTFDTDCFKSSALDWVNMLGQVIEGRMMSDELTKKLTDNCDYFEWLETEAKEAFAGNEKFEALYQGSLEMRNLADLVLEALHRKDRDEALQRLDTFDSHRAQLFVIMDDFYLSL, from the coding sequence ATGCTTGCCATTGTTCAAAAAAAAGTCGGACTAAAAATCCTGCTGGCGGTTGGTATTATTGGAACCATCAGTCTGCTGGGCATGGGTGGGTTTGTTATCCATACCATGGAACGCAGTCTCTTGGAGCAACATGAGTCGAGCATTCGCCAATTGGCCGAAGGGGCCAAACGCGGCCTGCAAACCATCATGTTAGCGGGTAATTCCAATATCGCCCATGATTACAAAACCAACTTCAAACAAGTCAAAGGCTTAAAAACATTCCGAATTCTAAGAACTGACCGCTCACTCGCCTTTTATCGCTCCCGTGAAGACCTTCGAGACGCCGCTGAAGAGAAAGCGGATGAGGATGAGTTAGAAGGGGAAGAGCGCGAACAGTTTATGGCCCAAGCTACTGATTACATCAATAAAATGGGCCCCCAAGATGAAGATAAATATGAAGCCGATGTTGAGATCCACCTGGGTGCACAAGGGAATGCGACCTTTGCCTCTGTGATCAAACAGAAGGATGACCACCCTCAGTTTATTCGAGAAACCCAAGAGAATGGTGAAAACCTCATCACCATTCTCAGCCCACTGTTTAACCAGCCACGCTGCTATCAATGTCATGACCCTGAAGAGCGGGTACGGGGCGTGTTCCAAATCACGACCTCCCTCAAAGAGGTTGAAGAGAAAATTGCCGATACCAAGCTAACCGCCCTTATGGTGCTTATTGGCTTTATCATCGCATTTTTGCTGCTCTTAGGCTTTATGTTACGTCGCACCCTGACCTGCCCCTTAAACCACATTGGGGGGGCCATCCAAGTTTTGGCAGATGGCGATCTAACGAACCGTATCGACTCCAACCATGAAGATCAGGCACACCAGGATGAGCTGGATGAGATTGTCAATCAGGTCAACCATATGACCGACAATCTAACCAACACAGTGGACACCATTGAAGTCCAATCGACCACCCTGAATGTCTGCGTTGCACAGCTGCAATATGTGCAACAAGTTTTACGTAACGATGCCGAAGAGGCCCACAACATCAATCAAGAACTTGCCCATGATAACGAAAAAATGGGGGAAGGACTCTCTGAGATGCAGTCATCGGTCTCTCAGGCGAGTGGTCGTATTGAGGGCATCTCCAGTGACATCAACCAGCTGACAGGGGAGATCTCCAGCATTGCTGAATCTGCCGAGATCGCCAGCCAGAATGTTCATACCATGGCTGCTGCTGCTGAGCAGATGAACGCCAATATCGAACAGGTCAATAGCAGTCTGCGTCAGGTCGATGAAGAGGTTGGTACGGTTGTTCACTCCATTTCGGAGCTCTCTAGCAACCAAGATCAGATTCGTGGCTTGTGTGAAGATGCCAACGAAGCATCCACCACCGCAGCGAACCAGGCCAAAAGCACCCGTGACGCCATGAACAACCTCACGGAGTCGGCTCATGAAATTGGCAAAGTGGTGGATATTATTAATGCCATCGCTGGACAGACCAACATGCTGGCACTGAATGCCTCTATTGAAGCGGCTGGCGCGGGTGAAGCAGGTAAAGGCTTTGCCGTTGTTGCCAATGAAGTCAAAGAGCTGGCCCAACAGACCGCCGATGCAACGAAGCTGATCTCTAAGCGGGTTGAAGAGATTCAAGGCCATACAGATCAAGCCGTCTCTATCTCGCGTGAAGTTAACAATAATATTGAGCGCATTACAGAGGTTAATGCCAGCATTAATGGCGCAGTTGATAGCCAATCCCGCAGCGCTGGCCAGATCAACTCCGCCGTTGGCCGTGTCTCTGAGTCAGGGGCCGTGGTAAACCGCAACGCTGAAGAGCTGCATCAAGCCGCCCATGAAGTTGCCCGCTCCGCGGCTGAAGCGGCAACGGGTACCACAGATATTGCCACATCCTCGGCCAACTTGGCCCAAATGGCTGGCAATGTTTCCCAACAAACCGATGAAGCCAACAGCTTTATTCAGTCGGTCAATGAGTTTGCCAAGCAAACTCAACGGGTCTCTGGTGGTGATAAGATGCAACGCGCCTTCCAGCTGGCCACCTATTTACGTCGCTCTGTCGAGTACCTTGGCAAATTGACCAACACCGTCTATGCCACCAGCACGGCTTTAAATGCTTCACACCAAGAGCTACAAATTGCTGAAAAAACCTTTGATACAGACTGCTTTAAATCCAGCGCACTGGATTGGGTTAACATGCTCGGTCAGGTGATTGAAGGACGCATGATGTCCGATGAGCTGACCAAAAAGCTCACGGACAATTGTGACTATTTTGAGTGGCTTGAAACTGAAGCTAAAGAGGCCTTTGCGGGTAATGAAAAATTTGAAGCGCTCTATCAAGGTAGTTTAGAGATGCGTAATCTGGCGGACTTGGTCTTAGAAGCACTCCACCGGAAAGATCGGGATGAAGCCCTACAGCGCCTGGATACGTTTGATAGCCACCGGGCACAGCTGTTTGTCATTATGGATGACTTCTACCTCTCCCTCTAA
- a CDS encoding GGDEF domain-containing protein, which yields MMNALEMEPDKCVVTAGQCVNHLPEESRPITRNGDAIYSLLRPTLTVTEKTRAKELAEMFKYDASLRIIPVLDADNKPVGAVHRNHFMAIFLSQFGHDLYGRKPIERLMCRDPLILEKDVTLQQASRIITDSSLMRDAHDFIITDGGRFIGAGFLLDLLKKITELQVTYARYANPLTMLPGNVPICEEIDACLEAQTPFTVCYFDLDNFKPFNDVYGYELGDRVIQKVAEVLTEHVDSRCDFIGHVGGDDFIVIFRSEDWHERTTAMLKVFERHAPLWYAPKDRDEGGITSQDRRGQTHFFGFVSLSVGAVKPLQGGCKSHHDVASLAAHAKKMAKQTLGNSLFIDRRHSVI from the coding sequence ATGATGAATGCCCTTGAGATGGAACCGGATAAGTGTGTGGTCACAGCAGGTCAATGTGTGAACCATTTGCCCGAGGAGAGTCGGCCGATTACCCGTAATGGTGATGCCATTTATTCTCTCTTAAGGCCAACTCTGACCGTTACCGAAAAGACCCGGGCAAAAGAGCTGGCAGAGATGTTTAAGTATGATGCCAGCCTTCGTATTATACCGGTATTGGATGCGGATAATAAACCGGTAGGTGCGGTACACCGCAACCATTTTATGGCCATTTTTCTAAGTCAATTTGGTCATGATCTCTATGGCCGAAAACCCATTGAGCGGTTGATGTGTCGTGATCCGCTTATTCTTGAAAAAGATGTCACACTTCAGCAGGCTAGCCGCATCATTACCGATAGCTCATTAATGAGGGATGCCCATGATTTTATCATCACCGATGGAGGCCGCTTTATCGGTGCGGGTTTTTTGCTGGATCTCTTAAAAAAGATCACAGAGCTACAGGTTACGTATGCACGCTACGCAAACCCCTTAACCATGTTGCCCGGCAACGTACCCATTTGTGAAGAAATTGATGCCTGTTTAGAGGCGCAAACCCCTTTTACAGTCTGCTATTTTGATCTCGATAATTTTAAGCCTTTTAACGATGTCTACGGCTATGAACTGGGGGATCGGGTGATCCAAAAGGTTGCTGAGGTGTTGACCGAGCATGTGGACAGTCGTTGTGATTTTATTGGTCATGTCGGGGGGGACGATTTTATTGTCATTTTTCGAAGTGAAGATTGGCATGAGCGAACCACAGCCATGTTAAAGGTGTTTGAGCGCCATGCGCCCCTTTGGTATGCGCCGAAAGATCGTGACGAGGGGGGGATTACTTCTCAAGATCGTCGTGGACAGACACACTTTTTTGGTTTTGTTTCTCTTTCCGTGGGTGCGGTTAAACCCCTGCAAGGGGGGTGCAAGTCACACCATGATGTGGCCAGTTTAGCGGCACATGCCAAAAAGATGGCCAAACAAACCCTCGGTAATTCCCTCTTTATTGACCGTAGACATTCTGTTATTTGA
- a CDS encoding TolC family protein has translation MMFKKFIFGVVFSVTLLSHAMADTIKLDLPTLIKQARQHGNPQVAMVQARAQQAAAEKAAVEAEDRARLDLQAHTKRYKSHAEGARQHDYQTILEVNQPLHLFGHQQARERAADLRYQAKRAQVEQAQSHFVVDVIERFYQLHASELAVQSLEEAHALAYVRWDRAKEHLALGKTDDLSVAQWLARVERTRHKLYQARSENRMARVQLSLLTGQSLSDTLIRPPAAPKGFTTEYDVEPLLQRVLSHNPQAKQVQRALEAARAEQEATVWTPELNLFSHVGQSARELSGRNRWAIGLELDLPLWSGGALDAKKQKQAATTTEVLAKQDATRRTLTIALKQLLSDLSNAKQGLIAAKATMQWAEANLMKRQSLYQMERVSTLGDAMVELTQAEADQVRADGAYYVAVAKLASLLGDNPEQALQADYLQQIGQRDGQNSEPQEGGFTPPVGSGYGEHHVKE, from the coding sequence ATGATGTTTAAAAAATTCATTTTTGGTGTTGTGTTTTCGGTCACGCTGCTTTCCCACGCCATGGCCGATACCATTAAGCTTGACCTGCCTACTTTAATTAAACAGGCGCGTCAACATGGCAACCCCCAGGTCGCGATGGTTCAAGCCCGAGCGCAACAAGCTGCCGCCGAAAAAGCTGCTGTAGAGGCAGAAGATCGTGCCCGTTTGGATCTGCAAGCGCACACCAAACGCTACAAAAGTCACGCTGAAGGTGCTCGGCAACACGATTATCAGACCATTCTTGAAGTTAACCAGCCTCTTCATCTGTTTGGTCATCAACAGGCCAGAGAGAGGGCGGCTGATCTGCGCTATCAAGCCAAGCGCGCTCAAGTAGAGCAAGCGCAAAGTCACTTTGTGGTTGATGTGATTGAACGGTTCTACCAACTGCATGCCTCTGAACTGGCTGTTCAAAGTTTGGAGGAGGCCCATGCTTTGGCTTATGTGCGCTGGGATCGGGCCAAAGAGCACTTGGCGCTGGGTAAAACAGATGATCTGAGCGTGGCACAATGGTTGGCCCGTGTGGAACGTACCCGCCATAAGCTTTATCAGGCCCGTAGTGAAAACCGAATGGCCCGGGTTCAGCTTTCCTTACTGACCGGGCAGAGCTTGAGTGATACTTTAATCCGTCCACCAGCCGCCCCTAAAGGGTTTACCACAGAGTATGATGTTGAACCTTTGTTGCAGCGGGTGCTCTCCCATAACCCTCAAGCCAAACAGGTTCAACGTGCCTTAGAAGCTGCTCGTGCTGAACAAGAAGCAACCGTTTGGACACCAGAGCTCAATCTGTTCAGCCATGTTGGGCAGAGTGCTCGAGAGCTGAGTGGTAGAAACCGTTGGGCCATTGGCTTAGAGTTGGATTTGCCCCTTTGGAGTGGTGGGGCTTTGGATGCTAAAAAGCAAAAACAGGCGGCCACAACCACCGAAGTGTTGGCCAAACAAGATGCAACAAGACGTACGCTGACCATTGCACTCAAGCAGCTGTTAAGTGATCTCTCTAATGCCAAACAAGGTTTGATTGCGGCTAAAGCCACCATGCAGTGGGCAGAGGCCAACCTCATGAAGCGGCAAAGCCTTTATCAAATGGAGCGGGTTTCGACATTGGGTGATGCCATGGTTGAGCTCACCCAGGCGGAAGCTGATCAAGTGCGTGCGGATGGGGCTTATTATGTGGCCGTGGCCAAGCTTGCCAGCCTGTTAGGGGATAACCCTGAACAGGCACTGCAAGCGGATTATTTGCAACAAATTGGTCAGCGTGATGGCCAAAACTCAGAACCACAAGAGGGTGGTTTTACGCCTCCTGTTGGTAGTGGATATGGTGAACATCATGTTAAAGAGTAA
- a CDS encoding thioredoxin family protein, producing MILRSFFILIAVLISTPAQAAFVGESLDLDLPGEMEAAAEEGKGLVVMFHYSGCPFCDKMRLRVFPDPDVDSYYTKNYVLLETNIRGDLDMVTPDGQEMSEKKWARNMRIRATPVFLFYDTQGKERLKLTGYQNPRIFVGAGRYVKEKGWEKGSFVRWMRQQGS from the coding sequence ATGATTCTTCGATCCTTTTTTATTCTTATTGCCGTACTGATCTCCACACCGGCCCAGGCCGCTTTTGTTGGTGAAAGCCTTGATCTGGATCTGCCCGGTGAGATGGAAGCCGCTGCAGAAGAGGGCAAGGGTTTGGTGGTGATGTTCCACTACAGCGGTTGCCCTTTCTGTGACAAAATGCGGCTTAGGGTCTTTCCTGATCCCGATGTAGACAGCTATTACACCAAGAACTATGTGCTGTTGGAGACCAACATCCGTGGCGATCTGGATATGGTGACACCTGATGGCCAAGAGATGAGTGAAAAAAAATGGGCGAGGAACATGCGTATACGTGCCACCCCTGTATTCCTGTTTTATGATACCCAGGGAAAAGAGCGGCTAAAGCTGACGGGGTATCAAAATCCACGAATTTTTGTGGGGGCTGGAAGGTACGTTAAAGAGAAGGGGTGGGAGAAGGGCTCCTTTGTGCGTTGGATGCGACAGCAAGGGTCATGA